The proteins below come from a single Afipia felis ATCC 53690 genomic window:
- a CDS encoding Re/Si-specific NAD(P)(+) transhydrogenase subunit alpha has product MKLGIAHEVDGGEPRVAATPDTVKKYKALGIDVAIEPGAGIKSGLLDADYEAMGAVVSADAVKDADIVIKVKRPEASELATYKKGALVLAIMDPYGNEAALKAMAAAGVSGFAMELMPRITRAQVMDVLSSQANLAGYRAVIEAAESFGRAFPMMMTAAGTVPAAKVFVMGVGVAGLQAIATARRLGAVVSATDVRPATKEQVESLGAKFLAVEDEEFKNAQTAGGYAKEMSKEYQAKQAALTAEHIKKQDIIITTALIPGRPAPKLVTADMVASMKPGSVLVDLAVERGGNVEGAKVNEIAEVNGVKIIGYTNLAGKVAASASSLYARNLQSFIETMFDKETKSLAVKWDDELVKATALTKDGAVIHPNFQPKA; this is encoded by the coding sequence ATGAAGTTAGGGATAGCTCATGAGGTTGATGGTGGGGAGCCGCGTGTTGCGGCGACGCCGGATACCGTGAAGAAGTACAAGGCGCTGGGGATCGACGTTGCGATCGAGCCGGGCGCGGGCATCAAGTCCGGCCTGCTGGACGCCGACTACGAAGCCATGGGCGCCGTGGTCAGCGCAGACGCCGTGAAGGACGCCGACATCGTCATCAAGGTGAAGCGTCCGGAAGCCAGCGAACTCGCGACCTATAAAAAGGGCGCGCTCGTACTCGCGATCATGGATCCGTACGGCAACGAAGCCGCGCTCAAGGCGATGGCCGCCGCCGGCGTGTCGGGCTTTGCGATGGAGTTGATGCCGCGCATCACCCGCGCGCAGGTGATGGACGTGCTGTCCTCTCAGGCGAACCTAGCGGGCTATCGCGCCGTGATCGAGGCCGCCGAATCCTTCGGCCGCGCCTTCCCGATGATGATGACCGCTGCGGGCACCGTGCCGGCCGCCAAGGTGTTCGTGATGGGTGTCGGCGTTGCCGGCCTCCAGGCGATCGCGACCGCGCGCCGCCTCGGCGCCGTCGTCTCCGCCACCGACGTTCGCCCCGCGACGAAGGAGCAGGTCGAAAGCCTCGGCGCCAAGTTCCTCGCGGTCGAAGACGAAGAGTTCAAGAACGCGCAGACGGCGGGCGGCTACGCCAAGGAAATGTCCAAGGAGTATCAGGCCAAGCAGGCCGCGCTCACCGCCGAGCACATCAAGAAGCAGGACATCATCATCACCACGGCGCTGATCCCGGGCCGTCCGGCTCCGAAGCTTGTCACCGCCGACATGGTCGCGTCGATGAAGCCCGGTTCGGTGCTGGTCGATCTCGCGGTCGAGCGCGGCGGCAACGTCGAGGGCGCGAAGGTGAACGAGATCGCCGAGGTCAACGGCGTCAAGATCATCGGGTACACCAACCTCGCGGGTAAGGTCGCGGCTTCGGCCTCAAGCCTGTACGCACGCAACCTGCAGTCGTTCATCGAGACGATGTTCGATAAGGAAACCAAATCACTGGCCGTGAAGTGGGACGACGAACTGGTCAAAGCCACCGCGCTGACCAAGGACGGCGCCGTCATCCACCCGAACTTCCAGCCGAAGGCGTAA
- a CDS encoding DUF2798 domain-containing protein — protein sequence MKKLPRRFGHFVYGTIQSGLTSGVASGIASVGYLEHGLFLTRWVNAWIISWTLMMPLVLLAAPLIHRLTLLIAHDEP from the coding sequence ATGAAAAAGTTGCCTCGCCGATTCGGTCATTTTGTGTATGGCACCATTCAGTCCGGACTCACGAGCGGCGTGGCGAGCGGTATTGCAAGCGTTGGTTATCTGGAACATGGACTATTTCTCACGCGCTGGGTCAACGCCTGGATCATCTCGTGGACGCTGATGATGCCGTTGGTGTTGCTTGCGGCGCCTCTCATCCACCGGCTGACGCTTCTTATAGCGCACGACGAGCCTTGA
- a CDS encoding acetate--CoA ligase family protein: MGAIDKASVRKVLDKVKADGRDSLTAPEGKLVCDAYGIAVPGEGVAKSADEATKLAGGMGYPVVMKIVSPDILHKTEAGGVVVGVKDDAAAKAAYDQILANAKKYKADAKIEGIQVQQMLTGGTEVIIGSITDDSFGKLVAFGLGGVLVEVLKDITFRLAPATKEDALSMLDGIQAKEMLHGVRGGDPVNRDALANIIVGVSQLVTDFPEIVELDLNPVFATKKDAIAADVRIVVDFNYKPKAAPRSDEEIVKAMNRIMMPKSVAVIGASAEDGKIGNSVMKNLINGGYKGEIYPVHPKAADILGHKAYKSVKDIPGEVDVAVFAIPAKFVAGALTECGEKKIPGAVLIPSGFAEANEPELQEEIVKIGQKYDIRLMGPNIYGFYYTPANLCATFCTAFDVKGSAALSSQSGGIGMAIIGFSRSAKMGVSAIVGLGNKSDIDEDDLLAFFEQDKNTNVIAMHCEDLKDGRAFANAAKRVSKKKPVIVLKGGRTSAGAKAAASHTGALAGNDKIYEDVFKQSGVIRARSLRQLLEFARGVPLLPTPKGENVLIITGAGGSGVLLSDAVVDNGLSLMAMPADLDAAFRKFIPPFGASGNPVDITGGEPPITYVNTVKLGLTDDRIHSLILGYWHTIVTPPMVFAKNMVQIKNEMKAQGFEKPMVASLAGDVEVEEASEYLYQNGIPAYAYSTELPVEVLGAKYKWARGAGLIK, translated from the coding sequence ATGGGGGCAATCGACAAAGCATCCGTTCGCAAGGTTCTGGACAAGGTCAAGGCTGATGGCCGTGACAGCCTCACCGCGCCGGAAGGCAAACTGGTTTGTGACGCGTACGGCATCGCCGTCCCCGGCGAAGGCGTGGCCAAGTCGGCCGACGAAGCGACCAAGCTCGCAGGCGGCATGGGTTATCCGGTGGTGATGAAGATCGTCTCCCCCGACATTCTGCACAAGACCGAAGCCGGCGGTGTCGTGGTCGGCGTCAAGGACGACGCGGCTGCGAAGGCTGCCTACGACCAGATTCTGGCGAACGCCAAGAAGTACAAGGCCGACGCGAAGATCGAGGGCATCCAAGTTCAGCAGATGCTGACCGGCGGCACCGAAGTCATCATCGGTTCGATCACCGACGATTCGTTCGGCAAGCTCGTGGCCTTCGGCCTCGGCGGCGTTCTCGTCGAAGTGCTCAAGGACATTACCTTCCGCCTCGCTCCCGCGACCAAGGAAGACGCCCTGTCGATGCTCGACGGCATCCAGGCCAAGGAAATGCTGCACGGCGTTCGTGGCGGCGATCCGGTGAACCGTGACGCGCTGGCCAACATCATCGTCGGCGTCTCGCAGCTCGTGACCGACTTCCCTGAAATCGTCGAGCTCGATCTCAACCCGGTGTTCGCCACCAAGAAGGACGCGATTGCCGCCGACGTGCGCATCGTCGTCGACTTCAACTACAAGCCGAAGGCTGCTCCTCGTTCGGACGAGGAAATCGTCAAGGCGATGAACCGCATCATGATGCCAAAGTCAGTAGCGGTCATCGGCGCATCGGCCGAAGACGGCAAGATCGGCAACTCCGTGATGAAGAACCTCATCAACGGCGGCTACAAGGGCGAGATCTATCCGGTCCACCCGAAGGCAGCCGACATCCTCGGCCACAAGGCCTACAAGAGCGTCAAGGACATTCCCGGCGAAGTCGACGTCGCGGTGTTCGCGATCCCAGCGAAGTTTGTGGCCGGCGCTCTGACCGAGTGCGGCGAGAAGAAGATTCCTGGCGCCGTTCTTATTCCGTCGGGCTTCGCCGAAGCGAACGAGCCTGAGCTTCAGGAAGAGATCGTCAAGATCGGCCAGAAGTACGACATCCGCCTGATGGGGCCGAACATTTACGGCTTCTACTACACCCCGGCCAACCTCTGCGCGACCTTCTGCACCGCCTTCGACGTCAAGGGTTCGGCGGCGCTGTCGTCGCAGTCCGGCGGCATCGGCATGGCGATCATCGGCTTCTCGCGTTCGGCGAAGATGGGCGTCTCCGCGATCGTCGGTCTCGGCAACAAGTCGGACATCGACGAAGACGATCTGCTCGCCTTCTTCGAGCAGGACAAGAACACCAACGTCATCGCGATGCATTGCGAAGACTTGAAGGATGGTCGCGCCTTCGCGAACGCCGCCAAGCGCGTGTCGAAGAAGAAGCCGGTCATCGTGCTGAAGGGTGGCCGCACGTCAGCGGGCGCCAAGGCAGCGGCGTCGCACACCGGCGCCCTTGCCGGCAACGACAAGATCTACGAGGATGTCTTCAAGCAGTCCGGCGTGATCCGCGCCCGTTCGCTGCGCCAGCTCCTCGAGTTCGCACGCGGCGTACCGTTGCTGCCGACCCCGAAGGGCGAAAACGTCCTCATCATCACGGGTGCCGGTGGTTCGGGCGTGCTGCTGTCGGACGCTGTGGTGGACAACGGCCTGTCGCTGATGGCCATGCCTGCCGATCTCGACGCGGCGTTCCGCAAGTTCATCCCGCCGTTCGGCGCTTCGGGCAACCCGGTTGACATCACTGGTGGCGAGCCGCCGATCACCTACGTCAACACCGTGAAGCTCGGCCTCACCGATGATCGCATCCACTCGCTGATCCTCGGCTACTGGCACACGATCGTCACCCCGCCGATGGTGTTCGCGAAGAACATGGTTCAGATCAAGAATGAGATGAAGGCCCAAGGCTTCGAGAAGCCGATGGTCGCATCGCTCGCAGGCGACGTCGAAGTCGAGGAAGCCTCCGAATATCTCTACCAGAATGGCATCCCGGCCTATGCGTACTCGACCGAACTTCCCGTGGAAGTGCTCGGTGCGAAGTACAAGTGGGCGCGCGGCGCCGGTCTCATCAAGTAA
- a CDS encoding proton-translocating transhydrogenase family protein, whose amino-acid sequence MHGLEIVDPFVFRLSIFVLAVFVGYFVVWSVTPALHTPLMSVTNAISSVIVVGALLAVGVALVGDDNGPLWARAFGFIALVFACINIFGGFLVTQRMLAMYKKKQK is encoded by the coding sequence ATGCATGGTCTTGAGATTGTCGACCCGTTCGTGTTCCGGCTGTCGATCTTCGTGCTCGCGGTGTTCGTGGGCTATTTCGTGGTGTGGTCGGTGACGCCCGCGCTGCACACGCCGCTGATGTCGGTGACCAACGCGATCTCCTCGGTGATCGTGGTTGGTGCGCTGCTCGCGGTCGGCGTGGCACTTGTCGGCGACGACAACGGCCCGCTGTGGGCGCGTGCCTTCGGCTTCATCGCGCTGGTTTTTGCATGCATCAATATTTTTGGCGGCTTCCTTGTCACCCAGCGCATGCTGGCGATGTACAAGAAAAAGCAGAAGTGA
- the selD gene encoding selenide, water dikinase SelD: MTQKATKPVIETPPRLTSLAHGGGCGCKLSPSVLHDLLSASPLASPFKNLLVGSETGDDAAVWQIDDRTCVVATTDFFMPIVDDPTDFGQIAATNAVSDIYAMGAKPLMALAILGMPLGKLPIETVRDILAGGARACAQAGIPVAGGHSIDSAEPIYGLAVIGTCRPDQIRRNSGAQAGDSLILTKALGVGFYSAALKNGQLDADGYQDMLASTTQLNVIGTSLGEDKDVHAVTDVTGFGLLGHALEMARGSDLRLKIDWPRVPLLKQTVELAKKGFITGASKRNWSSVSEGVVLPDDLPEWRQHLLTDPQTSGGLLIACTASHAQTLLDRIKVAGYRSASIIGSVEKGQAGIDVRS, encoded by the coding sequence ATGACGCAAAAAGCCACCAAACCCGTTATCGAGACGCCGCCTCGGCTGACGAGCCTCGCTCACGGCGGAGGTTGCGGCTGCAAACTCTCGCCCTCGGTTCTCCATGACCTGCTCTCGGCATCGCCGCTCGCTTCGCCGTTCAAGAACCTGCTGGTCGGAAGCGAAACAGGAGATGACGCCGCCGTCTGGCAGATCGATGACCGGACATGTGTCGTGGCAACGACCGACTTCTTCATGCCCATCGTGGATGATCCAACTGATTTCGGTCAGATCGCCGCGACAAACGCGGTCTCGGACATCTATGCGATGGGAGCGAAACCTCTCATGGCGCTGGCTATCCTCGGCATGCCGCTAGGAAAGCTGCCGATCGAAACCGTCCGCGATATTCTGGCGGGCGGCGCGCGAGCCTGCGCGCAGGCGGGAATTCCCGTAGCCGGAGGACATTCGATCGATTCCGCCGAACCGATCTACGGTCTGGCCGTAATTGGCACCTGCCGCCCGGATCAAATCCGGCGCAACAGCGGCGCGCAGGCCGGCGACAGCCTGATTTTGACCAAGGCTCTTGGCGTGGGCTTCTACTCCGCAGCACTGAAGAACGGCCAGCTCGACGCGGACGGCTATCAGGACATGCTGGCCTCGACCACCCAGCTCAACGTGATCGGCACCAGCCTCGGAGAAGACAAAGATGTGCATGCCGTGACCGACGTCACAGGCTTCGGGCTGCTCGGGCACGCGCTGGAAATGGCACGCGGCTCCGACCTGCGCCTGAAGATCGATTGGCCTCGCGTGCCGCTCCTCAAACAGACGGTGGAACTCGCAAAAAAGGGCTTCATCACCGGTGCTTCAAAACGTAACTGGAGCAGCGTCTCCGAAGGGGTCGTCTTACCGGACGACCTGCCGGAATGGCGCCAGCATCTCCTCACCGATCCGCAGACATCCGGTGGGCTGCTGATCGCCTGCACCGCATCCCACGCACAAACCCTTCTGGATCGGATAAAGGTGGCCGGCTATCGGTCCGCATCTATCATCGGCTCCGTCGAAAAGGGGCAGGCCGGTATCGACGTTCGGAGTTAG
- a CDS encoding NAD(P)(+) transhydrogenase (Re/Si-specific) subunit beta, whose translation MNANLSALLYLVAGVLFILSLRGLSSPASSRQGNFFGMIGMAIAVATTLAAHPPTSATGWILVILGVAIGGSIGAVIAKRVPMTSMPELVAAFHSLVGMAAVLVAAGAFYAPTAFGIGTHGSIHAQSLIEMSLGVAIGALTFTGSVIAFMKLSGRMSGAPIILPARHIINIALALALVFFIYGLIVSQSAVDFWLITIIALVLGVLLIIPIGGADMPVVISMLNSYSGWAAAGIGFTLGNSALIITGALVGSSGAILSYIMCHAMNRSFISVILGGFGGDSGGAAAAAGGGEARPVKLGSADDAAFIMKNAQKVIIVPGYGMAVAQAQHALREMADTLKKEGVEVKYAIHPVAGRMPGHMNVLLAEANVPYDEVFELEDINSEFAQADVAFVIGANDVTNPAAEEDPKSPIYGMPVLQVWKAGTVMFIKRSLASGYAGVDNPLFYRDNTMMLLGDAKKMAENIVKGM comes from the coding sequence ATGAACGCTAATCTTTCGGCGCTGCTCTATCTGGTGGCAGGTGTTCTCTTCATCCTGTCGCTGCGCGGACTTTCAAGTCCGGCCTCTTCGCGCCAGGGCAACTTCTTCGGCATGATCGGTATGGCGATTGCGGTCGCCACCACGCTTGCGGCGCATCCGCCGACCAGCGCCACCGGTTGGATCCTGGTGATCCTCGGCGTCGCCATCGGCGGCAGCATTGGTGCGGTGATCGCCAAGCGCGTGCCGATGACCTCGATGCCTGAACTGGTCGCTGCCTTTCACTCGCTGGTCGGCATGGCCGCGGTGCTGGTCGCGGCCGGTGCGTTCTACGCGCCGACCGCCTTCGGCATCGGTACCCATGGTTCAATCCACGCCCAGAGCCTCATCGAGATGTCCCTCGGCGTCGCCATCGGCGCGCTGACCTTCACCGGCTCGGTGATCGCATTCATGAAGCTGTCGGGCCGCATGAGCGGCGCGCCCATCATCCTGCCGGCGCGTCACATCATCAACATCGCGCTGGCGCTGGCGCTGGTGTTCTTCATCTACGGTCTGATCGTCTCGCAGAGCGCGGTGGACTTCTGGCTCATCACCATCATCGCGCTGGTGCTCGGCGTGCTGCTGATCATCCCGATCGGCGGCGCCGACATGCCGGTGGTGATCTCGATGCTCAACTCCTATTCGGGTTGGGCCGCGGCCGGCATCGGCTTCACGCTCGGCAACTCGGCGCTCATCATCACCGGCGCGCTGGTCGGCTCGTCGGGCGCGATCCTGTCCTACATCATGTGCCACGCGATGAATCGCTCCTTCATCTCGGTCATCCTCGGCGGCTTCGGCGGCGATTCCGGCGGAGCAGCGGCTGCCGCAGGCGGCGGAGAGGCACGTCCGGTCAAGCTCGGCTCGGCCGACGACGCGGCCTTCATCATGAAGAACGCGCAGAAGGTCATCATCGTGCCGGGTTACGGCATGGCGGTCGCGCAGGCTCAGCACGCGCTTCGCGAAATGGCGGATACGCTGAAGAAAGAAGGCGTCGAAGTGAAGTACGCCATCCATCCGGTCGCGGGCCGCATGCCAGGCCACATGAACGTGCTGCTGGCGGAAGCCAACGTGCCTTACGACGAGGTGTTCGAGCTCGAGGACATCAACTCGGAATTCGCGCAGGCCGACGTGGCCTTCGTGATCGGCGCCAACGACGTTACCAACCCGGCGGCGGAAGAAGATCCGAAGTCGCCGATCTACGGCATGCCCGTGCTGCAGGTCTGGAAGGCCGGCACAGTGATGTTCATCAAGCGCTCGCTCGCCTCCGGCTATGCCGGCGTCGACAACCCGCTGTTCTATCGTGACAACACGATGATGCTGCTCGGCGATGCCAAGAAGATGGCCGAGAACATCGTCAAGGGAATGTAG
- the selB gene encoding selenocysteine-specific translation elongation factor, with protein sequence MIVGTAGHIDHGKTALVRALTGVDTDRLKEEKARGISIDLGFAYLTAERGVVGFVDVPGHERFIHNMLAGIAGIDFAMLVVAANEGIKPQTEEHLQILDLLGLSRGVVALTKSDLVEVERLALISDEIAERLESTSLGDIPIVPVSTVTGNGIDELRRLILDAYDVESMPHGDGRFRMAVDRCFTLTGMGTIVTGAVMSGQIETGGHVVVTPSGIRAQVRSIHAQNRKTQIGRRGDRCALNLVGSDVSREAISRGDVIADPGLHCPADRLDVHLHLLASERRPLPHWTPVKLHHGTAQVVARTVILADGPLPPGSDGFVQLVLDRPTAATVGERFVVRDISDQRTIGGGRFLDLRGPTRKRRSPQRVSQLNALLKPSLKETLAGLLAVHPYYVALTAFGRDRALSQTQTDALVRDLGLTVLPHGADRLAISRETAQKLDADILAVLEDHHRNHAEMIGLGFEKLRIGLNPRLPAPALKGFLQQLVSARRVVIEGAWVRLASHAMHLSVPDERVWCKLSPLLEGTERFRPSRVRELSERLALTEYDIRRLLKALAKMGKVQEVSQDHFFMRETVVEILDVVIELAEKNSGRVTVADLRDRLDSGRKLAIDLLEFFDRHGVTIRRGDFRVLNQPKLGLFKSPKFATAG encoded by the coding sequence ATGATCGTCGGCACCGCCGGACACATCGATCACGGCAAGACGGCCCTTGTGCGGGCGCTCACCGGCGTCGATACCGACCGCCTGAAGGAAGAAAAAGCGCGAGGCATCTCGATAGACCTCGGCTTCGCCTACCTTACGGCCGAGCGTGGTGTGGTCGGCTTCGTCGACGTGCCCGGTCATGAGCGCTTTATTCACAACATGTTGGCCGGTATTGCTGGCATTGATTTCGCTATGCTGGTCGTAGCCGCCAATGAGGGCATCAAACCGCAGACCGAGGAGCATCTGCAGATTCTCGACCTGCTCGGCCTGTCGCGCGGCGTTGTTGCATTGACGAAATCGGACCTCGTGGAGGTGGAACGGCTGGCCTTGATCTCGGACGAGATTGCAGAGCGGCTGGAATCCACCAGCCTTGGCGATATTCCGATCGTCCCGGTTTCAACCGTTACCGGAAACGGCATCGACGAATTAAGGCGATTGATCCTCGATGCGTATGATGTCGAATCCATGCCGCACGGCGATGGCCGGTTTCGCATGGCGGTGGATCGCTGTTTCACCTTGACCGGAATGGGAACGATCGTAACTGGCGCCGTGATGTCGGGCCAGATCGAAACAGGCGGGCACGTTGTCGTCACCCCGTCCGGAATTAGAGCACAGGTTCGTTCCATTCATGCGCAAAACCGCAAGACACAGATCGGTCGCCGCGGCGATCGCTGCGCGCTCAATCTCGTAGGCTCCGATGTCAGCCGCGAGGCGATTTCGCGCGGCGACGTAATTGCGGATCCAGGCCTGCATTGTCCCGCGGACCGTCTCGACGTCCATCTACATTTGTTGGCGAGCGAACGGCGGCCTCTGCCGCACTGGACGCCGGTCAAGCTTCATCACGGCACCGCGCAGGTGGTAGCTCGTACCGTCATTCTGGCCGACGGTCCGCTGCCGCCAGGCAGCGATGGATTTGTGCAGCTCGTCCTCGATCGGCCGACAGCCGCGACCGTCGGCGAACGCTTCGTCGTCCGGGACATATCGGATCAGCGGACGATCGGGGGCGGGCGGTTTCTCGATCTGCGGGGGCCGACGCGCAAACGGCGCTCACCACAGCGCGTCTCGCAGCTCAACGCCTTGCTGAAGCCATCCCTCAAGGAAACGCTTGCCGGATTGCTCGCAGTCCACCCCTATTACGTTGCATTGACAGCGTTCGGGCGCGACCGTGCTTTGTCGCAAACTCAGACAGACGCTCTTGTGCGCGACTTGGGATTGACAGTGCTTCCACACGGAGCGGATCGTCTTGCGATCTCACGGGAAACGGCCCAGAAGCTCGATGCCGATATTCTTGCGGTTCTCGAGGATCATCACCGGAATCATGCCGAGATGATTGGTCTTGGGTTCGAGAAGCTGAGGATCGGGCTGAATCCAAGATTGCCGGCGCCGGCGCTCAAGGGATTTCTTCAGCAACTGGTGAGCGCGCGGCGCGTGGTGATCGAAGGTGCCTGGGTGCGGCTTGCGTCCCATGCGATGCATTTGTCGGTTCCCGACGAGCGGGTATGGTGCAAGCTTTCACCCCTTCTGGAGGGGACGGAGCGTTTCCGGCCATCGCGGGTGAGAGAACTCAGCGAGCGGCTTGCACTGACAGAGTACGACATTCGCCGGCTGCTGAAAGCGCTTGCCAAGATGGGAAAGGTCCAGGAGGTTTCGCAGGATCATTTTTTTATGCGCGAAACCGTCGTCGAAATACTTGACGTCGTGATAGAGCTTGCGGAAAAGAATTCAGGCCGCGTGACGGTGGCGGATCTGCGCGATCGTCTTGACAGCGGACGCAAGCTCGCCATCGACTTGCTGGAATTCTTCGATCGGCACGGCGTGACGATCAGGCGCGGCGACTTTCGCGTTTTGAATCAGCCAAAACTCGGCCTTTTCAAATCGCCGAAATTCGCAACGGCCGGATAA
- a CDS encoding halocarboxylic acid dehydrogenase DehI family protein: MSVKTILAKFPQVDHGQASGALADVYEDIHKTLRVPWVAFAIRVMSQFPDFIPDAWAALKPHISTRYAEDGADLVRLNAIVPGPVMPNPTPKLLAMGWKEADIEELKTSLDLLNYGNPKYLILITAFNEAWHERNAGGRNFAKLSGRDAQKIPYGLPAGVKKFNLLDPDQADERTQTILRNLRDASLHHGPASDYRVLGRWPDYLELAFKDSLQPVVLSAEYEETARRIRKIARDHVKGFDEVAGVAWRNMTEKLSAEQIAGLTGLLFLYNRFIADITIAIIRLKQAFTNAEDATQNKYTK, translated from the coding sequence ATGTCAGTCAAAACGATATTGGCCAAGTTTCCTCAGGTCGACCATGGTCAGGCATCCGGAGCACTCGCCGACGTTTACGAGGACATTCACAAAACGCTTCGCGTGCCATGGGTCGCCTTCGCCATTCGGGTGATGTCGCAATTTCCTGATTTCATTCCCGACGCGTGGGCCGCTCTCAAGCCACATATTTCGACCCGCTATGCTGAGGACGGCGCTGATCTCGTTCGTCTGAACGCGATCGTGCCCGGTCCCGTGATGCCGAATCCGACGCCCAAGTTGCTGGCGATGGGTTGGAAAGAAGCCGACATCGAAGAATTGAAAACGTCACTCGATCTGCTGAACTACGGAAATCCGAAATATCTCATCCTCATCACCGCCTTCAACGAGGCCTGGCACGAGCGTAATGCAGGCGGGCGAAATTTTGCAAAGCTGAGCGGTCGCGACGCCCAAAAAATTCCTTACGGCCTGCCAGCCGGAGTGAAGAAGTTTAACCTCCTCGATCCCGATCAAGCCGATGAGCGGACCCAGACAATCCTACGAAATCTTCGGGATGCGTCTTTGCATCACGGTCCCGCCAGCGACTACCGTGTGCTGGGGCGTTGGCCGGACTACTTGGAATTGGCGTTCAAGGACTCTTTGCAACCGGTCGTCTTGTCCGCCGAATATGAGGAAACGGCCCGCCGCATTCGTAAAATCGCGCGGGATCACGTCAAGGGCTTTGATGAAGTCGCTGGCGTGGCCTGGCGGAATATGACGGAGAAGCTCTCAGCGGAGCAAATTGCGGGGCTTACCGGACTTCTATTCCTGTACAACCGCTTCATTGCAGACATCACTATCGCCATTATTCGGCTGAAGCAGGCGTTCACGAACGCTGAAGACGCGACCCAAAATAAATACACCAAATAA
- the selA gene encoding L-seryl-tRNA(Sec) selenium transferase, with the protein MKTAPAVESCALYGRPSTLAAARVVVDEVRRGRGEGAMPSAEQFGERVSAHATAMAMPHLKHVFNMTGVVLHTNLGRAVLAEEAIAAAADAMRHPVSLEFDLDSGQRGERDDHVRDLICELTGAADATVVNNNAAALFLVLNTLAHRRETIVSRGELIEIGGSFRLPAIMERAETILHEVGTTNRTHAGDYASAINEQTGLLLKVHTSNYVIRGFTTAVGTSDMACIAQQAKLPSVYDMGSGILLGLERFGLAHEPTVSKILREGIDLVTFSGDKLLGGPQAGFIAGRKDLIAAINRNPMKRAMRIDKMRVAALEATLRLYRDPDRLAQRLPTYRLIRRSCDELRDVARQLLSLARQQLGAEFKVEISDCDGEIGSGAMPTEKIASVGLAIRSTRGSGRALIELAAALRRLPIPVIGRIESDALILDMRCLEDVTAFSMNFMQLARGGTDLDSRTLE; encoded by the coding sequence ATGAAAACTGCTCCTGCCGTGGAGTCTTGCGCGCTGTACGGACGGCCATCGACCCTGGCTGCTGCGCGCGTCGTCGTGGACGAGGTCAGGCGAGGCCGCGGTGAAGGCGCGATGCCGAGCGCAGAGCAGTTTGGAGAAAGAGTTTCCGCGCATGCCACGGCCATGGCGATGCCGCATCTGAAGCATGTCTTCAATATGACCGGCGTCGTTCTTCACACGAATCTCGGTCGCGCTGTCCTGGCCGAAGAGGCCATCGCGGCGGCCGCGGATGCCATGCGTCATCCGGTTTCGCTTGAATTCGATCTGGACAGCGGTCAGCGGGGGGAAAGAGACGATCACGTCCGCGATCTGATCTGCGAATTGACCGGCGCCGCGGACGCGACCGTCGTTAATAATAATGCTGCCGCTCTTTTCCTTGTCCTGAATACGCTGGCGCATCGACGTGAAACAATTGTGTCGCGTGGCGAACTTATCGAGATCGGGGGCTCTTTCCGACTGCCTGCGATCATGGAGAGAGCCGAAACGATTTTGCATGAGGTCGGGACCACCAATCGCACACATGCCGGCGACTACGCGTCTGCCATCAACGAGCAAACAGGTTTACTGCTGAAGGTTCACACCTCGAACTATGTGATCAGGGGATTCACGACGGCCGTCGGCACATCGGATATGGCGTGCATTGCGCAGCAAGCGAAACTGCCGAGCGTGTACGATATGGGGTCCGGCATCCTGCTCGGCCTTGAAAGATTCGGCCTGGCGCACGAGCCGACCGTTTCCAAAATTCTCCGTGAGGGTATCGATCTGGTGACTTTTTCCGGAGACAAATTGTTGGGAGGCCCTCAGGCTGGATTTATCGCCGGTCGCAAGGATCTGATTGCGGCGATCAATCGAAATCCGATGAAACGCGCGATGCGTATCGACAAGATGCGCGTGGCCGCGCTCGAGGCCACTTTGCGGTTGTATCGCGATCCCGACCGGCTTGCGCAGCGGCTGCCGACCTATCGTTTAATCCGCCGCTCTTGCGATGAGTTGCGCGACGTCGCCCGGCAGCTTTTGTCCCTCGCCCGCCAGCAACTGGGTGCGGAATTTAAAGTCGAGATATCGGACTGTGATGGCGAGATCGGTTCCGGCGCGATGCCGACGGAAAAGATCGCAAGTGTTGGTCTTGCGATCCGCTCGACGCGGGGGAGCGGAAGAGCCCTGATCGAATTGGCGGCAGCTTTGCGACGACTGCCGATTCCCGTCATCGGACGCATTGAAAGCGATGCACTCATTCTTGACATGCGTTGCCTGGAGGACGTGACGGCCTTCTCGATGAACTTCATGCAGTTGGCGCGGGGGGGCACCGATCTGGACTCAAGGACGCTGGAATGA